AACGGCGAAAGGCACATCCTGCTATCCTTCACCGGCGACGGACAATACACCTGTAACCAGAATGTGGAGGCGCCGCAGAAGCTGTTCGTAGATAATGACATAACTGGGACGGCCGTACGGTACGCGGGCCCGGCGATACGATCGTTTGGGAGGTGCTGACTATACCCAGGCCGGTTTGGAACTTTGCCGATGTGGTAGATGATGTGAATTACTTTTTCGCCAATATCGCGCCTATCGATACGTCGGAGCACTGGCGCTTCCATACGGTAGGATTCAGTGGCGGTGTTAGCCGGCAACCGGGGGGCTATCGCATCCACATCATCGATTTAAATGGCCGGGTGATCAGGGATGTAAGTAATGTGAAGGGAGGCCTGTACCAGGCAGACGTATCTACACTTAGTAAAGGGATGTACATTTTACAAATACAACATGGAGAAACGAAGGAACAGCGAAAGTTCATCAGGGAATAATCGCCTGTTTATGAGAGAAAAAGCGTCGCAGACCAGGCGGCGCTTTTTTTATTGTTCAAAAACGAGTACTTCCGCCTTGGCTCCCAGTTCGGCCAGGTGCCCGTTCACTTCCGCGATCATTTTATCGGGGCCGCAAACATAGAAGTACTGGTCAAAGTCGGCTACATGTTGTTTCAGAAAGGTGCTGTCGATGCGCGCATGGCCGTAACCGGTTTTCTCTTCGCGGCTGAGCATAAAGTGCGCTTCAGGACCAAGTATGTCGCGCAGTTCATCTTCGCAGATCACGTCTGCAGCGGTTTTATTGGAAAAGAAAAGCGTGTTGCCCAATATCTTATCATCCTTTTTCAGCTGGCGCAAAATGGCCAGGAAGGGCGTGATACCGGCGCCACCGGCAATGAAGTAACCGCGCCCTTTATATTCGATCGCGCCCCATACATCGTGGATCAACAGTTCATCACCTTCGGATAACCTGTGCAGTTGATGGGTAACACCGTTATGGTCGTGGTAACCTTTGATGGTAAACTCCAGGTACAGATTTTCGTTGAGGGAAGTAAACGTAAAAGGCCTTCGCTCCTGCTCCCAGCCAGGTTTATTGATGGCTACTTCTGTGGCCTGTCCGGGCGAAAAGCGATAACCTTCGGGCTTCTCGAAACGGAAACATTTTACGTCGTGGGTAACGGGTGTAATGGAAAGGATTTTTACGATATGTTGTTCCATGGCAGTTATCCCATTTTAATCCTGGGGTCCACTATACTATACAATATATCTGCCAGAAGGTTGATGATCACAAATATTCCGGCTGTGAAAAGTACGGCGCCCATGACTACCGGGAAGTCGAATTTCTCCAGCGCATCTACGGTTACTTTACCGATTCCTTTCCATCCGAAGATGTATTCCACGAAGAAGGCGCCGGCAAGTAACTCCGCGAACCAGCCGGTGATGGCGGTTATCACGGGATTAAGGGCGTTGCGTAAAGCATGTTTGTAAAGTATAACGCCGCTGCGCAAACCTTTAGCGCGGGCGGTGCGGATGTAGTCCTGCCCGAGTACGTCGAGCATAGCGCTGCGGGTAAGCTGCACGATGATCGCGAGCGGACGAATACCGAGTGTGATAGCGGGCAGTACGAGGTTGCGGAGGTTTAGTACCCGGCCGGCAAAGGGATCGATGTCGTACAGGCTGCCCGTCATATGCAGCCCCGTGTAATCGGTCAGCACAAAGCCGAACAGGTAAGCCAGTACAATGCCCGCGAAGAAAGACGGGGCAGAGATGCCGATCACGCTGGCAAATACCGCGCTGGTATCCATCCAGGTGTTTTGTTTTACGGCCGACAAAATACCGAGCGCTATACCGACCACCGTGGCGAACAGCATTGCCGCCAGGGCCAGTACGAGCGTGCCTGGTAAGGCTTCGGTCAGTATCTCCCAAACATCTTTTTTACCCTGGTAAGACCGCCGCAGGTAGGGTGTTTTAAGCACGAGTAAACGGTCGTTGCTCAGTGCACTTATCTGCAGGTAATTAAGATTGGCCTCCGCCTCTGCGCGTGGATGCACGGCGATGGGCGAAAGGTCGTTGAGGTACAATAAGAATTGCACCGGGAGCGGCTTATCGAGGTGCAGCTCCCGGCGCACATTTTCCAGAGAGGCCACATCGGCGCGCTGGCCCAAAGTTAAACGGGCAGGATCGCCAGGCAGTACGTTGAAGAGGAAAAATACCACCATCACTACGCCCAGTAACACTAGCAGCCCGTAAAACAGTTTCCTTAGAATGAAACGCGCCATGTTGCTTATTTAGTTGCCGCTGAATGCGGGAATGTCGTTATAATGCCACTTACCGGTAATAGTGCCTTTGTTCAGCTCTATCAATGTAGGATTAGCCCTGCCGGCGGTTTTGATCGCCGTGCCATCCATCTGCAGGAAAGGGAAGCTGATACCATGGGTCTTCTTGAACACGTCCACCGCTTCTTTGCCGGAAGAGGTAACACCATAGATATAGAAGCCTTTCGCCTGCGCGAGTTTCTCCAGGTCCTGGATCTGTTTATCCCAACCGCTGCCGGCTTCGTCCACGCTCTTCACAAGGAAAAGGTAAATGGTCGTTCCTTCGCTCAGGATGCTCTGTGTAAAGTCGCCACCATCAAAGTCTTTCAGGGAGAAGTCTTTAATGGCCGGCATCGCGTCACCTTTTACGATCAGTTTATCGGTACGGTCCACGAACTTCCAGGTAGTATCCTGCCATGGATAGCTGTCGTCAGGGAACTCCTGCCGTTTACCATCTTTCTCGTAAATCAGGATGGTTTTGTATACGTCGGGCCGGGAGCCTGGCGGTACTTTCATCTTTTCAGGAATGTTGTTGCCTACTTTATAAGGCAGGCAGTCTACAATCGGCAAATGCGACAGCGTATACCATTGCAGCCCGAAAGAGAATACGGTGGCTGCTGCCAGTATACCAATGGATGCTTTCGCGCCAAACAGCGGCTGTATCCGTTTGTGGAAGATGAAGATCACCACGATCATCACGGTAAGGATCACATCTTTCCAGAAGCTTTGTTCTGCTTCCAGTTTGATACAGTCCCCGAAACAGCCGCATTCTTTGATCAGTCCACTGAAAAGTGCAAAGCCGGTCAGGAAGGTGAAAAATATGATCAGTATTAATAATAGTGTAGAGAAAAGGCGCATGCGGTAACCCACGAGTACGGCTACACCGGCAATGATCTCGAAGGCGTTCATAAGTATCGACAGCACCAGCGAATACGGTACCATCCAATACATATGTAATACTTCAAAAAACTCATCCATCTTGTAACTGAGGCCCAGCGGGTCATTCGCTTTTATCAGCCCGGAAAAGATGAACAGTACTCCTACTATGATTCTAAACAGGATCAGGATAACTTTCATGGTTGGATCTATGGTTTTAGTAACAAATTAAAGTTTACCGGCTGCCTCTCCGGCTTTGATCAGCGCGAAGATGGCATAGTTTACAATGTCAACGAAGTTGGCGTCCATCCCTTCGGAGATGAGCGTTTTACCGTCGTTGCGTAATATTTGTTTAATGCGCAGCAGTTTAGTAAGAATGAGATCCACAAAAGATTCCTGGCTCATATCGCGCCAGGCCTCGCCGTAGTCGTGGTTCTTAGCCTCCATCACGTCGCGGATGAACTGTATCTTCTGATCATACAGCACTGCCACTTCATCTGCAGGAATGTCGGTGTACGGATCGTTGGGCAGCTCCATCTGCAAAAGTGCGATCACGCCGTAGTTGATGATCGCGGCAAATTCGCCGTCGATGTGGTCGTCTACTTTCTGCTTACCGCCCAGTTCCTGGATGGTACGGATGCGCTGTGCTTTGATGAAGATCTGGTCCACGATTGAAATGGGCCGCAGCACGCGCCACGAAGTGCCGTAGTCGCGGGCCTTTTTTACGAATGTGTCTTTACAGGCGTTGATCACCTGGCTGTATTGCGCTGCTGTGTTCCGGATCGTTTTCGTCAAAGCGTTTTTAGTTTGAAATAATTGCTAATCAATTACATTTGCAGCCAAAATAAGCCTGCGTGATGTTCAAAAATACATCATTCGGATAGAAATCATACAGTATTCTGTATTATTGTGATAAGCGTTCAACCTAACATATCCCATGACTTATACGATCAATTGCCGCGGCAAACTGCTTGACCTTTCACAACCAGTGGCCATGGGCATTATGAATATTAATGAAGATTCGTTTTATGCGGGCAGCCGCAGCCACCAGCTGCATGAGGTAACAGCGCGGGCCGGCCAGATGCTGGCCGGCGGGGCGGCTATACTCGACCTGGGCGGACAAAGCACCCGTCCGGGCAGTGTACAGGTAAGCGCCGAAGAAGAGGCCAGCCGGGTGATACCGGCCATTCATGCGATCGTGCATCACTATCCGGAAGCGGTTATTTCGGTGGATACTTATTATGCCGCCGTAGCCGAAAAGGCCGTGCTGGCAGGCGCAGCGATCGTTAACGATATTAGTGCCGGCGACCTGGACAAACAGATGATCCCGACCGTAGCGCGGTTAAAGGTGCCATACATTGCCATGCATATGAAGGGCACGCCCGAAACGATGCAGAAGGAAGCGCGCTATCATGATGTGGTGCAGGATGTGCTGGATTACTTTATCCTGAAATTAGAGGTACTTCGCCAGGCAGGCATCCGCGACGTGATCATCGATCCCGGCTTTGGTTTCGCGAAGAACATGGAGCACAATTACCAGCTCCTGAACGGACTGCACGCGTTTAAAATGCTGAACGTACCGATATTGGCCGGGGTAAGCCGTAAGGGAATGATCTACAAACTGCTCGAAACCACAGCCGAACAGGCGCTGAACGGCACTACGGTACTGCATACCCTGGCATTACAGCAGGGCGCGGCCATCCTGCGGGTACATGATGTAAAGGAAGCGAACGAAGTTATCAGGATCATGCAATATGCACAGCAACATCTATCAAGAGACTAAAAATCTGTTACATTTACAATATGGACGTAATTAACTTCTATGGATACAATTTTCGATGGCTGAATTTACTGGACCTTGCGATTGTTATTTTCCTGATCATTCAACTCTACCGGCTGCTGAAAGGGAGCCTCGCTTTTAATATATTCCTGGGATTACTGTGTATCTACGCCGCCTACTTCCTCGTGCGTGCGCTGAAAATGCCGATCCTCACCAATGTATTGCAGAACTTTATTAACGTCGGGCTTATCGCGATCATCATCATCTTTCAACCCGAAATCCGCAAATTTCTGCTGGTATTAGGCAAAAAGACACCGCTCAGTAAAGACAGTTTTCTAACCAAACTGTTCCTGCCCGACCGATTTAAGAGTTATAAGGAAGAAGAACACATCATCAACGAGATCATCACCGCCATCGGACACATGGCCGCCAGTCAGACCGGCGCGCTCATTGTGCTGGCCACTACTTACCGCGTAAAGTTCGATACGGCGTCCAGCATACCCATCGACGGGAATGTGAGTGCTAAGCTGATCGAAAGCATCTTTGAAAAGAATGCCCCGCTGCATGATGGAGCGCTCATCATCGTGGGCAACAAAATATTGGCCGCCAAGGTAATTCTCCCCCTTTCGGAGAATCCGAACCTGCCCACCCGCATCGGTATGCGCCACCGCTCCGCGGTAGGTATCACCGAACATAGCGATAACCTGGCCATTTGCGTTTCGGAAGAGCGGGGAACTATTTCTTATGCGGAAGACGGTATTCTCACACAGGATGTTTCGCTGGAGGAACTGAAAGTCAAGTTATACGAAACCCTCGTCGAAGGACTTTAAAACAAAAAGGCTATCTCGTAAGAAGATAGCCTTTTTTATATTCTCAAAATTCGCTTAACGCTGATTAGTTAGCCGGAGCAGCAGGAGCTGTTGGAGCAACTTCAGGTGCTGCAGCGCTACCAGGGATCACATCCAGCAGTTCAACAGTGAACGCCAGGATAGAGTTACCCGGGATAGTCGGAGGGTTACCCTGGAAACCGTAAGCTACGGCAGAAGGGATTACCAGTGTAGCTTTGGTGCCTTTTTTCAGGGCAGCAATGCCTTCATCCCAACCTTTGATTACAAAACCACGGCCAATCGGGAAGCGCAGGGGCTCCAGCGGCATACCCGGACGGATAGTGGAATCAACGTTAGAATCAAATACTTTACCATCCAGCAAAGAACCAGTGTAGTTCACTACAACAGTATCACCTGGCTGAGGCTGGGCGCCGGCGCCTTCTGCAGTAACGGCTACGTTAACGCCGGAAGCAGTTTTAGTGGTAGTAGTGAGGCTCTTTTTCTTCAGGTACTCAGAGATCTCTTTTTCTTCTTTAGCAGTCTGGCCAGCAATGGTGTATTTGCTGTCAACTACGAAAGTCAGTCTGATTTTGTCGCCTTTTTTAGCAAACGGAGGCATCTGTGGCAGAGAGTCTACCAGCAGTACGAAAGTTGCGCTATCACCTACATGCAGTTCAGAGAAACCGTCCATCAGGTCATATTTCTCAACAGATTTCTGGATAGGTACGGGAATGGCGCCGCCTTGCTGTTTGCGGGACTCAAACATGATAGAGTCGTTCAGGCGGGTGTAGATAAACATCATTGCAGTATCGCCGATCTTAAGCTGTTCGCCGCTACCGGATTTATCGATTGTATAGTCGATGCCACCGGGAGTTTTCCTTTGCTTGGGAGCGCAGCTGGCCAGCAGCAGCAAGCCGCAAGACGCAACAAGTAACAGGTTGTTCTTTTTCATTTGAAATTGTTAGGTGATGTATTTAAAGTTATTGTAACAAGTCTTCATTGGCGTGCATCGCATCGATAAAACGCTGTATCGTTTTGTCGAGCGGGTCGCCGCTTCTGCCCCCGGCTGCGTTAAAGTGCCCTCCCCCGTCGAAGTAACGGCGGGCGAAGGTATTCACGTCAAAGTCGCCTTTCGAGCGGAAAGAGAGTTTCACCTCCACGTTCCGGTCAATGATCAGCGCCGCTAATTTAATGCCTTGGATGGACAATAGGAAATTAACGATCCCTTCTGTGTCGCCCGTTTGCAGGTCAAACTTACGTAAGTCGCTGTAAGGGATAGCGATCATGGCCGTATTACACTCGTAAAATACCTCCATCCGGTTCAGCAGGCTGTTGCCCAGGAAGCGGAGGCGGTTTTCGAGGAAGTTGTCATAAATCGCCTGGTGAATGAACTCGTGCTTTAATCCGCGGTCCATCAGGTCGGCCACCATGCGGTGTACCCGGGAGGAGGTGGAGGAAAAGCGGAAAGAGCCCGTATCGGTAAGGGTGCCGGCGTAAATACACTCGCCCATGGCTGGGTTGATGTATTTTTCCTCGCCCAGTGTGTACAGCATTTCGTAGATCATCTGCGCCGTTGCCGCCGCCGTATTATCACTCACACCGTAGTCAAACTGGTCTTTCGGCTCCAGGTGGTGGTCTACCAGGATGCGGATGGCCGTCATCTTTTCAATAACCGGCGCCATGTTCTTGGTGCGGTCGATGTTGTTAAAGTCCAGGCAGAACAACAGTTCCGCTCCTTTCATCACCTCCAGTGCCTTGTCATTGGCCGATTCAAAGTCTATCACCAGGTCGCATCCCGGCATCCATTTCAGGAAGTCTGGATAGTTGGTGGGAGAAATGACGGTCGTTTGGTGACCCTTCTGCTGCAAATAGTGAAACAGGGCCAGGGAAGAACCCATGGCATCTGCATCGGGTTTCTGATGCATGGTGATCACCACTTTCTTGGGGCTTTCCAGCAAAGGTTTGATTTCCTCAATTGGCTTCATCAAAGACTATAATGTTATATTTTACAAGCTGTTAAAGCGCCTACCGGTTTATGGGAAAACGAAGTGCGAAGTTCTTTATTTGGGGCAGAATTTCAAAATTTTTTACGGCATCGAAAAAACTGGTTACTTTTGCGCCCTAACCGGCAGGAAACCAGGCTACCCGGGCTCCTGTTCCGGTATTACTTAAATCAGGCAAATACGCAACAACAATATGAGTAACAGAACTTTTACAATGATTAAGCCGGATGCGGTTGCCAATGGCCACATCGGCGGCATCCTCGCCCAGATCAACGAAGCTGGTTTCCGCATCGTAGCAATGAAAATGCTGCGCCTTTCTACCGAAAAAGCTGGTGAATTTTACGCTGTACACAAAGAGCGTCCTTTCTACGGCGAACTGGTAGAGTTCATGAGCAGCGGTCACATCGTGGCAGCTATCCTGGAAAAAGACAATGCAGTAGAGGAGTTCCGCAAACTGATCGGCGCTACTAACCCTGCCAACGCAGAGGAAGGTACCATCCGCAAAAAATACGCAGAATCTATCGGCCGCAACGCCGTTCACGGTTCTGACTCCGACGAAAACGCTGCGATCGAAGGCAACTTCTTCTTCAGCGGTCTGGAGAAATTCTAATCCGGAAAAATTAAAGAATGAATATGGGGGAAGCTTTTTGGGGCTTCCCCCTTTTTATTACTATTCAGCCGCCGTTGCGTCGCACACTTCAGCTTTTGTTCGCTACTTATCCAATTCCACCACCAGGTCGTCCTGGCTCACCATCGTACCCTCCGGTAAATGCACCGCTTTCACTTTACAGGCTCTGGTGGCGGTTACCGTGGTTTCCATCTTCATCGCCTCGATGATGAATAACGGGGTATTATTAGTCACCGCATCACCTGTCTTCACCAGCAATTTCGACAACTTACCCTGCAAAGGCGCGCCCACTTCCATTTCCGGGTTGCCCACTTTTTTGTTACTCACCACTTTCGACACCACCGACCGGTCGCGTATCTGCACCCGGCGGCCATACCCGTTCAGCTCAAACACCACGGTACGAATGCCCGTAGGGTCGGGCGGCATCACGAATACGAGCTTCACGATAATGGTTTTGCCCTTACTCAGCGGGATCAGTATCTCCTCGCCCGGCTTCAGCCCGTAAAAGAAGGCTGGTGTAGGAATGGCTTCCACGTTGCCGAAGGACTGTGCATGATGATAATACTCATCAAACACCTTGGGGAACATATGGTAACTCAGGTAATCGTTAAACTCTGCCTGCGGGTATTTCAGCTGGAAGGTCGCAAAGTCCTTATCGAAGTCCACAGGTGGCAGGTGTTCGTTCGGTTTACCCTTCAACGGCTCCTGTCCTTTCAGCACGATCTTTTGTAACTGCTCCGGGAACCCGCCGAACGGCACGCCCAGGTCGCCCTTAAAAAATCCCTGTACCGAAGCCGGGAAGGCCAGGTTGCGGCTCTCGTCCAGCACGTCTTCGGCCGAAAGATTATTGGAGGTCATGAAAAGTGCCATATCCCCTACTACTTTTGAGCTGGGTGTTACTTTCACGATGTCGCCGAACAGGTGGTTCACCACCGCGTAGTTCTGTTTGATCGTTTCCAGTTTGTCGCCCAGTCCCAGTGAGTCGGCCTGCTGGCGGAGGTTGGAGTACTGTCCGCCCGGGATTTCATTTTCATAGATCTGCGCGGTGCCGGCTTTCATATCGGACTCGAACGGGTAGTAAAACTCGCGTACATCTTCCCAGTAGTTGCTGTACTGGTTCAGGGAGTGTAAGTCCATCGGCTGGTAACGTTCATGGCCCTGCAGGATGGCCGTCATTGCGTTCAAGTTGGGCTGTGAAGTAAGGCCGCTGAGCGAGGCAATGGCACAATCGACCACGTTTACACCGGCTTCGATGGCCTTCAGGTAAGTCGCTGCCTGCACGGATGCTGTGTCATGGGTATGCAGCACGATCGGCAGTTTCACCGCATCTTTCAGCGCATGAACGAGCGTGCTGGCGGCCTGCGGTTTCAGCAGCCCGGCCATGTCCTTAATCGCCAGCATATGCGCGCCTGCGTCTTCCAGGCGTTTGGCCAGGTCTACATAGTATTGCAGCGTGTACTTTTTATTATCCGGGTTACTGATGTCGCCCGTGTAGCTGATCGCCGCCTGTGCCAGTGCGTTCGTATGCTCCCGAACGAACCGGATGCTCGGCGCCATGGCCTCCACCCAGTTCAGCGAATCGAAAATGCGGAAGATGTCGATGCCCGTTTCCGCTGCCTTCTCGATGAACTTGGCGATCAGGTTCTCGGGGTAAGCGGAATAGCCGACTGCATTCGATCCGCGGAACAACATCTGCAACAACATGTTCGGCATCGCCTGCCGCAGTTGCTGCAATCGCCGCCAGGGACATTCATGCAGGAAGCGCATCGACACGTCGAAGGTGGCGCCGCCCCACACTTCCATGGAAAACAGTTGCGGGTTCGCTTTTGCATATCCTTCCGCTGCCGCCAGTATGTCTTTGGTGCGCACGCGCGTCGCGAGCAAGCTTTGATGCGCATCCCGGTAGGTAGTATCGGTCATGTATACCGGCTTCTCCTGCCGGAGCCATTGCGCAAAGTCCTCCCGTCCCATCTGCGTCAGTTTGTCCTTCATGCCCGCCGGGTAAGGCTGCACCGGATCGAAGTTGGGCACCTTGGGTGTTCTGAACTTCTTGTTAGGGTCGGCGATCTTAATGTCGGGGTGACCATTCACCGTTACATCGGCCAGGTACATGAGTGTTTTAGTAGCCCGGTCACGTATCTGCGAAAGCTTAAACAGTTCAGGATGTTGCTCGATAAAGCTCACCGTACAGTTACCGCGGCGGAAGATGTCGTGGTTGATCACGTTCTCCAGGAAGCCGATGTTCGTTTTCACACCCCGTATGCGGAACTCACGTAACGTGCGCTGTAAACGGCTGGAAGCGCCCGATAACGTGCGTCCCCAGGCGGTCACTTTTACAAGCATCGAATCAAAGAAAGGAGAAATATTTACACCGCTATATGTACTGCCTTCATCCAGCCGTATGCCGAAACCGCCAGCGTTACGATAGGCGATCACCGTACCGTAGTCGGGTTTAAAGTTGTTCTCGGGGTCTTCGGTGGTAATACGGCATTGTATCGCAAAGCCATTAATTTTTACATCATCCTGGTCTTTGAGAAAGATCTCCGGATCGCTCAGCTGGTGGCCTGCGGCAATGAGTATCTGCGAACGCACGATGTCGATGCCGGTCACCTGTTCGGTCACCGTATGCTCCACCTGTATACGCGGGTTTACTTCGATGAAATACACCTTGTTTTGCCGGTCTACCAAAAACTCCACGGTACCCACGTTATTGTACTTCACTTTACGCGCCAGTTGCAGCGCATAGTCATAGATCTCGTTGCGCGTTTCTAACGGCAGGTTAGGCGACGGGGCTATTTCCACCACCTTCTGGAAGCGGCGTTGCACCGAGCAGTCGCGCTCATACAGGTGCAGGATGTTGCCATGGTTGTCGCCCATGAGCTGCACTTCGATGTGTTTGGGCTCTTCGATGAACTTTTCGATGAAGATGGTGTCGTTGCCGAATGCTTTGCCGGCTTCTCCCCTGGCCTCGTTGAAGGCACGTTCGAGGTCGTTGGCATCGCGAACTACGCGCATCCCCCGCCCGCCGCCGCCGGCGGCGGCTTTCAGAATAATTGGGAAGCCGATGCGCGTTGCTTCCTGTAACACCGTGTCGATATGATCGAGCGGCACCTGGCTGTCTTCGATCAACGGTACACCCACAGCGCGTGCCAGGGTTTTAGCGGCTACCTTGTCACCCAGCTGCGCCATCACTTCCGGGTCCGGGCCCACAAAGATGATCCCTTCCTCCTTACAGCGACGTGCAAATTGTACGTTCTCGCTCAGGAAGCCGTAGCCGGGGTGGATCGCATCTACCTGTTGTAACTTCGCCTGGTGTATGATGGCCTCTATGTCCAGGTAAGGCTTCAGCGGATCATCGTCTGCCCCTACCTGGTAAGCTTCGTCTGCTTTGTACCGGTGCAGCGAATACCGGTCTTCGTACGTAAAAATGGCTACAGTGCTGATCCTGAGCTCGGCGGCTGCGCGTAATATCCTAACGGCAATCTCGCCACGGTTGGCGACCAGTAATTTCCTGATCTTTTTTAGTGTTAACTCCGACATGTTGAGGTTTAAAATGGTTGATTGAAAGTGGAACGCGTCTAAAATAATGGAATTGAATAACTTCGATCATGATGCCGATAGCCAACGAACCGCACGTTTCCTTAGCGCCTGTTCAATGATTGAGGCGCATCTGTAAAAAGTATTTACCGAAGTTGTGGATTCCCGTTGCATCCGTTTAAAAACAATGTTTACCATAAATTTGCTAAATAATTTGCAGCGTTATATTTCATTCGGTTGCATCGCTGCAATGAACTATTTTGCGCTTTATGTGGGAATCGCATCTGAACGGATTTAAGGCATACCTGCGCCTGGAGCGCTCGCTGGCAGGCAACTCTATCGAGGCTTACCTGCGCGATGTAGAGAAACTCACGCAATACCTGCAGTCGGTGAACCAGCCGTTAGCGCCCGGCGAGCTGGAGTTATCGCATTTACAGGCGTTCGTACAATGGGTGGCCTCACTGGGCATGAGCGCTACGTCCCAGGCACGCATCATCTCGGGCATCAAAGGGTTCTATAAATACCTGTTGCTGGAAGATATGGTACGCACCGATCCCACGCAGCTACTCGATGCGCCGAAAACGAGCCGCAAGTTACCGGATGTACTCAGCTTTCATGAAATAGAACAGCTCATCGGCTGCCTCGATCTCAGCAAACCCGAAGGCACACGCAATAAAGCTATTCTCGAAACCATGTACAGCTGCGGACTGCGCGTAAGCGAGGTAACCGGCTTAAAAATATCGCATCTCTATACAGAAGAAGGTTTCATCCGCGTCATCGGTAAAGGCGATAAGGAACGCCTCATTCCCATCGGCAGCGACGCCCTGCGGTACATCGACATCTACCGCCAACAGGTGCGTGTACATGTGCCGGTAAAGAAAGGCCAGGAAGATATATTGTTCCTCAACCGCCGCGGCAGCGCGCTTACCAGGGTGATGATCTTTTTAGTGATAAAAGACCTGGTGTTAAAAGCCGGTATCAAAAAAGATGTATCGCCCCATACCTTCCGCCACTCCTTCGCTACCCACCTGGTAGAAGGCGGCGCAGACTTACGGGCAGTGCAGGAAATGCTGGGGCATGAGAGCATTACGACGACGGAAATTTACACGCATCTCGACCGGGAGTATTTGAGAGATACGTTGCATCGGTATCATCCGAGGTTTTAATGTAAAAAGGGTACGCCCGTTACAGGCATAGCCGTTTCTATACTTTATTAATTGCACGCTCCGTCCCCCGGCACAAAAAAAGGCCCCCGGTGAGGGAGCCCTTTCTTACACAAGCAGTTTATTACTATAAAGTCTTAATCAGCTTCTCGTTCAACGCTACATAATCAGCATTGTTAGCTGCTTTCGCCAGTTCGATGGAACGCATAGCCGTGGTTTTAGCACCTGCTTTGTCGCCCAGTTTCGCCTGGATCTTCGCTTTCATGTGTACCATGTAGAAAGGCTCTTTACCTTCTTTGATAGCCTCGTCGATCCAAACCAACGCCTGTTTCAGGTCGCGGTTGTTCTCGTAGTAGTAGCTGGCAGCAGCCCAGTAAGGCTTTTTGTCGCCTTTCATGGCTTTTTCAATTTCTGCCATTACGGTTGCATCCATGTTCGGAGCAGTGATCTTAACCGGAACGGTCAGTTTGTCCCAGCTGATGTTCATGGTCATGCTGGCAGCAGCAATGTTGTCGAAGCTGATGGTGAATGATTCTACTTTAGAAGCATTTTTAACAGGCTTTACTTTGAATTTAGCCACGTCGTCTTCGGCCTTGTAACCATTGTCGCCCCAGTTCTTTACGCCTTTGTTCAGCACGATCTGCCATTCTGTTTTGCCAGGAATGGTGTACAGTGCATAATCACCGGCAGGCACTTTTACGCCTTCGAACGCCAGCTCTTCACCCAGGGTGATTTTAGTAGCGTTGTTAGCGCCGGTGCG
This genomic interval from Chitinophaga horti contains the following:
- a CDS encoding FKBP-type peptidyl-prolyl cis-trans isomerase, which codes for MKKNNLLLVASCGLLLLASCAPKQRKTPGGIDYTIDKSGSGEQLKIGDTAMMFIYTRLNDSIMFESRKQQGGAIPVPIQKSVEKYDLMDGFSELHVGDSATFVLLVDSLPQMPPFAKKGDKIRLTFVVDSKYTIAGQTAKEEKEISEYLKKKSLTTTTKTASGVNVAVTAEGAGAQPQPGDTVVVNYTGSLLDGKVFDSNVDSTIRPGMPLEPLRFPIGRGFVIKGWDEGIAALKKGTKATLVIPSAVAYGFQGNPPTIPGNSILAFTVELLDVIPGSAAAPEVAPTAPAAPAN
- a CDS encoding DHH family phosphoesterase; this translates as MKPIEEIKPLLESPKKVVITMHQKPDADAMGSSLALFHYLQQKGHQTTVISPTNYPDFLKWMPGCDLVIDFESANDKALEVMKGAELLFCLDFNNIDRTKNMAPVIEKMTAIRILVDHHLEPKDQFDYGVSDNTAAATAQMIYEMLYTLGEEKYINPAMGECIYAGTLTDTGSFRFSSTSSRVHRMVADLMDRGLKHEFIHQAIYDNFLENRLRFLGNSLLNRMEVFYECNTAMIAIPYSDLRKFDLQTGDTEGIVNFLLSIQGIKLAALIIDRNVEVKLSFRSKGDFDVNTFARRYFDGGGHFNAAGGRSGDPLDKTIQRFIDAMHANEDLLQ
- a CDS encoding nucleoside-diphosphate kinase, which translates into the protein MSNRTFTMIKPDAVANGHIGGILAQINEAGFRIVAMKMLRLSTEKAGEFYAVHKERPFYGELVEFMSSGHIVAAILEKDNAVEEFRKLIGATNPANAEEGTIRKKYAESIGRNAVHGSDSDENAAIEGNFFFSGLEKF
- a CDS encoding pyruvate carboxylase, with amino-acid sequence MSELTLKKIRKLLVANRGEIAVRILRAAAELRISTVAIFTYEDRYSLHRYKADEAYQVGADDDPLKPYLDIEAIIHQAKLQQVDAIHPGYGFLSENVQFARRCKEEGIIFVGPDPEVMAQLGDKVAAKTLARAVGVPLIEDSQVPLDHIDTVLQEATRIGFPIILKAAAGGGGRGMRVVRDANDLERAFNEARGEAGKAFGNDTIFIEKFIEEPKHIEVQLMGDNHGNILHLYERDCSVQRRFQKVVEIAPSPNLPLETRNEIYDYALQLARKVKYNNVGTVEFLVDRQNKVYFIEVNPRIQVEHTVTEQVTGIDIVRSQILIAAGHQLSDPEIFLKDQDDVKINGFAIQCRITTEDPENNFKPDYGTVIAYRNAGGFGIRLDEGSTYSGVNISPFFDSMLVKVTAWGRTLSGASSRLQRTLREFRIRGVKTNIGFLENVINHDIFRRGNCTVSFIEQHPELFKLSQIRDRATKTLMYLADVTVNGHPDIKIADPNKKFRTPKVPNFDPVQPYPAGMKDKLTQMGREDFAQWLRQEKPVYMTDTTYRDAHQSLLATRVRTKDILAAAEGYAKANPQLFSMEVWGGATFDVSMRFLHECPWRRLQQLRQAMPNMLLQMLFRGSNAVGYSAYPENLIAKFIEKAAETGIDIFRIFDSLNWVEAMAPSIRFVREHTNALAQAAISYTGDISNPDNKKYTLQYYVDLAKRLEDAGAHMLAIKDMAGLLKPQAASTLVHALKDAVKLPIVLHTHDTASVQAATYLKAIEAGVNVVDCAIASLSGLTSQPNLNAMTAILQGHERYQPMDLHSLNQYSNYWEDVREFYYPFESDMKAGTAQIYENEIPGGQYSNLRQQADSLGLGDKLETIKQNYAVVNHLFGDIVKVTPSSKVVGDMALFMTSNNLSAEDVLDESRNLAFPASVQGFFKGDLGVPFGGFPEQLQKIVLKGQEPLKGKPNEHLPPVDFDKDFATFQLKYPQAEFNDYLSYHMFPKVFDEYYHHAQSFGNVEAIPTPAFFYGLKPGEEILIPLSKGKTIIVKLVFVMPPDPTGIRTVVFELNGYGRRVQIRDRSVVSKVVSNKKVGNPEMEVGAPLQGKLSKLLVKTGDAVTNNTPLFIIEAMKMETTVTATRACKVKAVHLPEGTMVSQDDLVVELDK